The window atatatctaattctagatttttaatgttatttattattttgtgttgttcttctcgtagtgagttttttaaattatataaactttcACATGtacttttctaaattttctaaggttttttctatccatattaatttttcttttagatttttcattattttcctaattcggtttctataattaatttcattatttagattttcttgattttctctagtttttctaatatattctaacatctcttaatctgaataatatccttctgggtaaatttcttcgtataactgttctagccaatttatagtttctatttcgtagtctattacttcttctaatattattttcttaatatctataatttctatatctttaagtatatataagattaaaactttaagataatctaaatgatctatcttttaaaattgattttattataatattttgtagttgtttgttttagccttagtagttcttgcatattttcattaagaaattttatgtattttatatctttatttttcatgtatttgtctatatttatgtttatctgtttttctagtaactgtatgtttttcatgtaatttatcatcgtaagtatttatcagagtagttaggtagatatggtatataatttattctagtcatgtaatatttaccaaaggctttttctaatatgatttttcttatatctactacttttatatctctaagtgcatacaaaataagtattttaaatttatctaccatcacatcagataaataatcattcattttcataaaattgcttttttcaaaatattcccttcaaccatgtacataacaaaatatggtcatcttagcttactatatactagattattcttaaataatatgttcttccgtcactattaacatggtaattcggatactttttccttaaacagcgcctctattctggttactccccgccacggcttcttgcctcattggtttcacctttaggatggcatagtcctcagggatctttctccgtttcttctttgttaataaacttcttaacatattattcttcgaataattctactataaagtaactaatatgaatttattttatcatatcatgattgttgggaattatgaatttagctattcataatcataaataaatatacctgttcgggtagttttgatatctCTGAAGTTTGTTCTttcatagctttttccattgaaatatgtgtatttaattaactgagtaaagttTTTGTTGTGGAATAGAGAgaatgtttgcttcaacgcatgaaggcttgcctttgcaatgccttctgctttctttatttatagaacgaaaagtAACTTTACAATTCaatctttacatgtttttaaaatgtaaactaaaaagtcaaaaaaggtgGCTAGGCTACTAACTAGCCTTTAATTTCCTACAATCCTACAAATTTACATCTTTACGTAAAAGTCTAAagtttgtacaataattcaacaataataagactttgtacaataattcaacagtatcttgtctccgttgattttgtcgtatctgctatatctccattattgcttcttatcttatctttccagctggcattttgtcttcttgatttttattatagaTGTACTTctagaataatattatcttctccattacatcttgaacattgatgatctgggtatttgtgtccaattattttacaatatcttgttaggtagtccgtctgaaataaatccttttttaattgttcttgcggtagattgtttttctggattgagtagtgtcattatccattgtctgacatcttccatatctgcttgacgtagctcttttgaattagagtaaatcatttgatgatctctcgaataatagctccatattaggtttccattagtataattatttgctagttcttgaataatcgtagctagtccaataagtcgtttgtttgcgTAGAagtctggtatctcaattctgggtatctccggttacTGTGTAaaatcttctggtatgatcatatctttAGTTAGTCCTATccttacaacttgtataactggttttatttcatcatatagtatctctgccggtgcagtataacactttatataaaataaatttcctttcgttatccttttgtaggtggtgaatatcttgtataattcttccatagctgttaattcttctccgtcttgggtatatatggtgtttaatagtccatagtcaaaataggtttttactaggcttgggttagttttgggtagtgcaattagtttgttatatccttgtaatttttgggttatatagttggtgtttggttctttgatgtttgtagctctggggttatggtttagaaaggtttgtactctgtatatattttctatgtatttctgggcggtgtagttgtaaacttttttatcttggtttaggctatctcggtatgtgttaacttgtaggggtatgaataagtggtctttttgtgtttttggtgtaaatggtttttcaaatattttattcatatttacattctggtatcttggtcgattaactcctttgcttgtacctgcagaagtagattgataaatgttatgggttttatggagtatcccaacgtctccttctagctctggatttttaatgtcttccgatcgacatagctctgcacactgctgagttagctgatttgtagctatagacttcagtttatcttcattagtctttagcttttctatctcattacccatactgtccactttcattgaaagcgtagttagggtgttaagtattttttctagagtatcttcttctattatttcattctgtgtagctttgtcttgatatgtaatctgcaataacatttttgttagtactgatcacttcaattgtaaatgtgaaatttaatatattcaaaactagtctccgaatctcttttgttgtaactgaattttgtattttctttgttaaccaccagcgtacctgtgtattatctgttcgtacaataaatttgttatatacaatatatggctctaatgctaataaacatttatataatgaacataattctttcctatttatttcccattttgcttctgtctcattgaacgtacctgagtagtatctacaatggtgttctattttttctgcttcatatcgatatttaagtactcctctgtaactatattcactagcatctgcttctactatatatataaattttctattttcatctggaaattgtaattttggtaattctttacaaagaaattttattttttgaacttgttttttatcttctttattatagttatattctacatccttttttaattttttctgtagtggttttaaagtttctgctaatttgggaatatattctcttacttggtttactaatcctaaaaatgattgtaattttttttttgtatctaattcttctttcgaatttattattttttgtactatatgttgttgcatttttactccacttttatctatttgtattcctaaaaattctatctggtttttcataatttcagctttcttttcgcttagacttattcccgatttttctattatatctgtaaactgttctaataattttaaatgttcttctttagtttttgtatataataatatgtcatctatgtatactatgcaattagataattgtttaaaataattgtccataaaatgttgatatctacctggtgcatttttatatccaaatggtaatacgttccattcataaaatccttgtggtaccgtaaatgcggttaattctttagattcttcttctaactttaggtggtaaaatcctgatttacaatcaaatttgctaaaataattatatccttgtatttgtcttatttttaatatcttatttgatattcgataattatatgttatagtttttgcatttaaatttctataatcaattaccatcctactttttccttttttttgttcactatgtttatttactataaatgctggactattgtgtttactattacttttttgtatatattttttttctaataattcatctatatgcattttaaattcttttaaatcgtcaaaattatatgttaatggtttttgggttattatgctatttttatctattaattcaatttttatagtagttttatgttttttccatccttttaatggatcttcactatataattgttttaattttttctgaattatttctattttatttattgaaaatatagttatttctgttttatttattgaaaatactactagttctattgtatcttcagtattttttatattttctaacttttgtgtaattttttcacttccttttatccaatcagttttctttcttattttattattaactctttttgctcttactttttgtttacatggtgttgtaaaccaccagtctgttttggttattatatgtggatataatttatctaagaatggcattcctaaaagtatatcttttgatgttaattcataattataaatttcttctattgttaatatcttatctcatacttgtatttttacattcctagctttataagtaattaagcttccttcattattaaatcctttaactattattggtgtttttaatttatcccatttactttctggtaagcaattatatctacataaattagcttctgctcctgtatctatcataggcgtataatatctactgtaatatccttctactactatcttcatcaatacatatatcttcatttcatgttaaggctctttttaagaataacttttctttgttatatgttaaggttaattgtgtatgttctatattgtatggttttacttgttctaaccattttattcctaatattatatctgctttttgcatttctttctttacttcgaattctatttttatttttctaactcctattattatttcttttttgctatatttttactatttattaaacttcttggtagatctgggcatatatcattatcggtctttatttcttcattttttactagatattttgctatataattttcttcttgtcctgtatttaaaattattagatattctttttcatttatttttcctgttatgtaatattggtttaaattacttattgaatttgtttcataacttgttctttttgatgagcttgatgattctagtttttcattagctattcttttcgttgtacttattctatcatttactatttctaaattttcttctgtatctatgtctctatagctataatcattataatctattgtttttacaatttgttcgaatgggctttctatttgtatttcgttaatcttattttttcctgttattttatgttttgttgttaatacatatagatttttgcatcttgctgtaaatattttacttcctggggttaattctattcctgatattttccaatataatactaatgatttatctatatttctatctgttactactactgaataatttgcacttattataaatttaaatttttgatatattagatttccttttacggcagttattatgcttttttctataagttttataattctatcatctgctaaatataattctattggtgtatctattccttctctaaaacatgcttttattagtatctctgtacctccaaggtgtacatattttattggatctcctttactttttatatcatttatctctttattaattattcttgttgttactagtggtatactagcttttccttttgcatatctgcaatctattacatgttctttttggcatactacataatattcatcttttttcctagtaaaaatattttttattgttggtattttaaatattttctctacacttaaatctaattcttttccttttatttcatcaaatatattactgttaaatattattttttattccgttccttcatcatttaaatattcttcctttgttattatttttatatcttcttcagtcatttgattcatctatttcactatctatttcattatttgtttcgttttctgaaatttcatatatactatcctcactttctaattcataatctatataatctatctgcatatattctgtattatctatttttatgtctgatatttgtttattttttgaatttttaggtactttacaatctctagctaaatgtcctaactttccacaattataacaagcacattcttttatagatttcttctttctatatggtcttttatatttatatttttttacataatatctttttttcagtttcttttatttatattttgattttttatattttttatatttcttatgtctttttcttttcttataatatctttcttcacatccaaattggggtgctattttatttttgcaacatgctaaatttcttattaacgtttttttcatttttaattcttctctatatttttcacataagtttctataccattgttgtaaaaattttattcttgctcctaacgtatctactatttttgcttcttcccaactttttattatttttgaactaaatggctcgggtaatttactaaaatataattttcttatttctttactttcttctatactatatgctcctttgtaataatattctttaaatgcgcaagtatattcgtctatataacacatattacatattgctaattttaacattaaatttctatttgtatctttttcttcatcttgtacTTCTTccattgttgtcgtactaccaaattcatcttttatagctgtttcatatttttttaataattctataggggttagtttaattgttattgatgatgttccttctataggtttattagttcttaatacttttttgcaattttcagttaaatttgaaaaccatagttttactgatcctattagtgttctttctatatattctggtgcatctgttatatttatattattatctaataattgttttgtcatatatcctatccataattgtattgttttttctgtatctattacacagtctaggtctaaaaagttataatttttattaattatttgttttggtgtccatttgtcatattcattatattttttaaacttattcttataatatataggttttcttatttccgttgttttaggtattatattttcatcttttttttatcaagagtatttatttctgtgtgggtactttctaagttttcctcattaatttctttttgtttttcattaatttctaaattttttgtatttgttaatatttctgtatatgtttcactatcttcggaatcataattatctgtctcttcaatatctatattatttatttctaattctttgttttttattccaatttttccttaaattgatttatttcgttcagtaatttctgttctctatctttttcttctttttctttttgtctttgttcatacagctcttttaacatttgtagttctttttctaattcagcaatcctactatttttagtttcttctatttttcttatttcttccgtagtttgttgttttattttttctatttcctttttcctatctatctcttcattttttttttctattcttaccattgctgtcaatttatcttctaattttaattcttctttttctaacattagatataaatgttcacctattttcttatatcttcgtcctagattagaaaatactatttttatttttgatccttcgtggttttcatatattttttcatctattataaattcttctttgttcattttattgtgaatagttcatgttgacatatatattctaaactatctatttgtgattctaattttgatatttcatctttttgtgtatttattgaatttttactaactccgacaaatatattataatgtagtctttttattcttattttaattctttacgtttttcagaaataatttgttttaattctttgtattgttgttctttattcattttaaattatatttataatatcttgacggatatctaaatctaattttattataattaggtagtatatgtttcattcttctagattttagatggattattaattttgattcaatactagatattgatgtaattaagtaggctaatctttgtgggttttcttttgttttatttaggcttatatattctgaataattactaattaaagattctttaatttttctaaaagcttttctatttttaaatggtcttcgcataattaatttaataagttATAGGTAAATCTTTTATAGGTAAATCTAATAACTCTAACTCTGATTTCTAACATGTATCTCACTtccattttttttgaattactggACTCTGATATCAATTGTAGAGGGTGTGAATATTTAATAATTCAAATAGATTCACTACTTTTTAGATTTCGACATGTTATTAGTGGATCGAATTATTAAATTtgaatgaattaaaattttaggaaaaatttaattattttaaataattattaattaatcaaTAAAAAACACATCATTaatgaattatgatcaaattaatctgctagataaaaaaaattaaaccaatcCTAATATACAGACAGTAATGACATTTCAGTGATCGCCGGAGggcatatttacatgattttacataGGTGAAGACATTTTAGCCTTTttcgtaaaaataaaaataaaaataaaaataaaaataaaaatccttctAGCTTCTCGCCCAGTTCTTAATTCTTTGGTGGTGGAGTGAGAACTCTACACTCGCCTGCGTCGGAAATGAGAGACAAAGTTATGCAACACGGCAAAAAACCTGATCAGACAAGTAGTAAAGAACAACTTGGCTGCATTAGGCTCTTCAGTTTTGGGATTTAGAGAGTAATTTgctcttacttttttattttgtccTTCTGTTATGATTTCATTTAAGTTCCCAAATCTAACTGTATAGTATAGGGCATGATTCTTGTTTCTCTATTAAAGAGTGGTATCACTCCCACCACCACACACTTCAACCAGTTCCTCCTCTTCCTTTCCcaatccaaaaaattcaaactcaTTATCCACTTATTCAAATCCAATCAATTCAAACCAAACTCCAATTCACACAGAATTTTCATACAAGCCAAAAAAAGACTTGTTAATTCATCAATTCAACAACTCTGTGAAACAAGAAACCCCGGAAAGGCGCTTTCTACACTCCAAGATTGTTTAGTAAGTGATGGGTTTTTGCTTTCTTCGTATACGTTTTCGTCATTGATTTACTCTTTGTGTAGTAAAGGAAGGATGGATGAGGCAATTGAAGTGTTGCAGTCGATGAATAGTGAGAAAAATAGATACCCTTTTGATAATTTTGTATGTAGTTGTGTGATTTCCGGGTTTTTGAGTGTTGGAAATGCTGATATTGCGGTTAAGTTTTTCGAAAATGCTGTGAGTTTAGGTTGTTTGAAGCCTAATATTGTTACTTATACGGGATTAGTAAGTGCTTATTGTAGGTTGGGAAGGATCAACGAGATCTCTGATTTGGTTGCTAAGATGGGGATGGATGGATTAGAATTGGATGGTGTGTTTTATTGTAATTGGATTTATGGATATTTTAGGGAAGGAGGAATTGAAGAGGCGCTCTGTAGATACACTGAGATGGTGTGTAGGAGAATTGAGTTGGATGTAATAGGATATACGATACTTATTGATGGGTTTTCAAAGGAGGGACATGTGGAGAAAGCAGTTGGGTTTCTGTACAGGATGAGAAAACACAGTCTGCAACCTAATTTGGTTACTCTTACAGCGGTGATATTAGGATTTTGCAAGAAAGGGAAAATGTGTGAGGCGTTTGCTGTGTTTAAGTTGGTTGAAGATTTGCAGATTGAAGCGGATGAGTTTGTGTATGCGGTGTTAATTGATGGTGTGTGCAGGAAGGGTGACATAGAACGTGCTTTTGAACTGCTAGGTGAAATGGAGAAGAAAGGTATAAAACCTAGTGTTGTGACATATAACACCATTATTAATGGGTTGTGCAAAGCAGGGAGGATGATTGAGGCTGATGATGTCTCTAAGGGAATCCCCGGAGATATTATTACATACAGTACGTTGTTACATGGTTATATCGAAGAAGAAAATGTCACGGGAATGCTggaaacaaaaaatagaattGAAGCAGCTGCTGTTTCTCTGGATGTTACTATGTGCAACTTGCTTATAAAAGGCCTATTTATGGTGGGGTTGTTTGAGGATGCTCTTGCCATATATAAGAAAATATCGGAGATGGGCTTGACTTCCAATTCTGTTACTTACTGCACAATGATTGAAGGTTACTCAAAAGTAGGAATGATAGATGAGGCACTTGAAATGTTTGATCAATTTCGGAAGACATCTACAACTTCAGCTGCGTGTTACAATTGCACGATTCAGGGGCTCTGTAAGAATGACATGCCGGACATGGCAGCTGAAGTATTCATTGAACTAATAGATCGAGGTCTGCCTTTAAGTACAAGGATCTATATGATGTTGGTCAAAAAGCTCTTTGGTGTTAAGGGTGCTCATGGAGTGTTAGATTTGTTTCAGAGATTGGGAAGAGCTGTGCATGAAAAATTTTGTTCAATGTGTACTGATTCTGTTTCTTTCTTGTGCAACAAAGGATTATCAGAGGCTGCATTCGATCTATTAATGGTGATCCAAAGAAATGGTTTTGTACTAAGCAAGAAATCTTACTATCTTATAATGAGATCTCTTCTCTGTGGTGGCAAAACTTTTTTGACTGGCCTCCTTTTGACAACATTCATAAAGAATTATGGGATGTTTGAGCTTAGAACAAAGGAGATACTTGTGTACTTTCTTTGCATTAAAAATGTAGAAACTGCGCTTCAGTTTCTTGCTACTATGAAAGGTGACATATCTGAGGTAACTTTTCCTGCCGAAGTTTTGAGGACACTGACAAAAGGTGGCCGATATCTGGATGCTTTTAACCTTGTTGTGGGAGCGGGAGACAAGCTACCGCTCTTGGATGTGGTTGACTACTCAATTGTTATTGACGGCCTCTGCAAAGGAGGACATATTGACAAGGCGTTATATCTTTGTAATTTTGCCAAGAATAATGGAGTTTCTTTCAATATTGTAACCTATAACTCAGTTATCAATGGGCTGTGTCGTCAAGGGTGTATGTTTGAAGCTTTTCGGTTATTTGATTCATTAGAAAAGGATGATATTGTTCCTTCAGAAATCACATATGGGATACTCATTGACACTTTATCAAAAGAAGGTCTTTTAGAGGACGCTAGGAGGTTGTTTGAGGAAATGTCCCTAAAGAATCTTAGACCGAGTACTCACATATACAATTCATTAATTGATGGATGCAGCAAGTTTGGTCTAGTTGAGGAAACCTTGAAGCTTCTCCTTGATTTACAAGCTAAAGACCTAATACCAGATGAATTCACTGTCAGTGCTGTACTTAATAGCTATTGTCAGAAGGGTGACATGGAGGGAGCTCTTGGGTTCTTTTCTGAGTTCAAAACAAGAGGTACACTTCCTGATTTCTTGGGTTTCATGTACTTGGTGAGAGGCTTATGTAATAAAGGCAGGATGGAAGAATCTCGATGCATTTTGAGAGAGATGTTTCAATCAAAATCTGTTATTGATCTTCTTGGGAGAGTTGAAAGCGAGATTGGAACAGAGTCTATTGGAAGTTTTCTTTCTCTGTTGTGTGAGCAAGGAAGCATCCAAGAGGCAGTTAATATTCTCAATGAAGTGGTGTCCATGTTTTTCCCTGTTAGAGAGAAGAGAGTCGATTATAAAGACTTATTCTGCAAATACAAAACAGATATAGACTCCAGATCATGTGAGAGTCGGAGACTGGTGAAGGCATCAAACAGCCGTCACAACCAAGACACTCAAGTAACCCAGTTGTTCGACTTCAATTCTTATTATTGTCGTATTGCTTTCTTGTGTTCAAAAGGGAAGTATGATAATGCTAATGAAGTGGCAAAAATTGTTACTGGTTTTACGTAGATCTTATTTGTCTTTTGACAAAATTGACTAGCTTCTCTGGAAATGGTTTGAGCTGTACTGGTGTTTCCTGCCGGATCAAAGAACCATACAACCATACAGGAGTTATATTGGGTATGTTTTCTTCTTGTTGAGCTATACCTCAATGTAATCTGCATGCTAGTCTAAATGCGTAGatcatgtttttgtttttgtgagTCTAGGTAATCAGCTTGGCAAACTCATATATCCATTTTTCACAAACCGTTCAAAATGTTTTTGTAACTTTGTAGTGGGAGTTTATTCTACTTAAAATTTATTGTGAGTGTTTGTTTTGGAAGAGATGACCAATCAATTATATATTGTTAACTTATTAAATACCATtgttatttctatttcttcttattatATAGCATAACATTCTGTACTAAGTTGCACTTATTAATTCTAATTCAAGTATTTGAACTATGAGCCAACCCCGAGTTTGATATCCAATGCAGGTGGAAAAAGAATTGGAAGATTAAACCAAGAAGAGCAAGTCTTAGCCACCAAAGCCAGTAATTTTGGAAACTTGGCACGATGGACTTAGTAGTATTCTTTCTAAAGCAGAAGTACAGGCGAATTGGACCTTCTTGCAAAGGCCATTCAAGACTTTGTGGCATTTTATCTGCACCTTTACAAACTATTTCGTAAAGCTGTAGCGATGTCTCACTGTCACTTGTGTTATTGCAGTAATTTTGCGCACGTCACTTTCCCGTTATAAGTTTCTTTCCCTCCTGCTTCCACAATTCATAAGGTGAGTTTGAATGAGTATTTATCCGCTGTGGTAAGCTTATTTCATTGTTATTACTTGTATCTTTTGTTGCAGTATTAATGAGACATGGGACTGACTCGGCGATCTAGCTTCTTTCATATTGTGTTATAGTATTTGATAACACTGATTAAGCAAACATCACTTTGGTTGAGATTATCCTACAGATTATCGAGAGTGGGTTATATTTGGATTCCCTTGGAAGGCGGACTGCTTTGTGGATGTACTGGTTATCTTGGCATCAATGTCTGGAAGTGAAAGATATTATGATTGCACGTGTCTAGATGAAGCTTGTGAATCCTTCATGCCACCTTTCAAGCATTTTTTACGCGTGCTCAGCAGACAAAAGACAGATTTCAATTTCTATGAATGTTTGACTGAGGTAATGTTTGCAGCTATTAAAAGATTATTATGGCTTGTTCAATTGCATTCAAGAAGGCTGCTGGGTTGTGTATCTTATTCTAATTTTATATTGCCCTACTTACATACTAACTTCatctttgtaatttctttttcagGGAGAGAAgcgtattctagcctcagttttCTATTCCTTGGATGACGTGATGTCGTGATATCTTTTCCAAGTTTTCTATCactaattttatgtctattttcaGGCTTCAAGTAAGTTTCCTTGTGAGAAAAAAAAGGTGGTTGTTTTCCATCTGCAATTGTGTTTCTATATGGTTGGATGAATAATATTATGGAGATCTTCAATGTAAGAATGTTATTCTCTTAACTCATATTGAGAGGActtgtataaattaaaaaaaaaattatgattgtaCATTCGCAAAAGAAAAAACCAACTCCctctca of the Capsicum annuum cultivar UCD-10X-F1 chromosome 11, UCD10Xv1.1, whole genome shotgun sequence genome contains:
- the LOC107847768 gene encoding pentatricopeptide repeat-containing protein At5g57250, mitochondrial; protein product: MILVSLLKSGITPTTTHFNQFLLFLSQSKKFKLIIHLFKSNQFKPNSNSHRIFIQAKKRLVNSSIQQLCETRNPGKALSTLQDCLVSDGFLLSSYTFSSLIYSLCSKGRMDEAIEVLQSMNSEKNRYPFDNFVCSCVISGFLSVGNADIAVKFFENAVSLGCLKPNIVTYTGLVSAYCRLGRINEISDLVAKMGMDGLELDGVFYCNWIYGYFREGGIEEALCRYTEMVCRRIELDVIGYTILIDGFSKEGHVEKAVGFLYRMRKHSLQPNLVTLTAVILGFCKKGKMCEAFAVFKLVEDLQIEADEFVYAVLIDGVCRKGDIERAFELLGEMEKKGIKPSVVTYNTIINGLCKAGRMIEADDVSKGIPGDIITYSTLLHGYIEEENVTGMLETKNRIEAAAVSLDVTMCNLLIKGLFMVGLFEDALAIYKKISEMGLTSNSVTYCTMIEGYSKVGMIDEALEMFDQFRKTSTTSAACYNCTIQGLCKNDMPDMAAEVFIELIDRGLPLSTRIYMMLVKKLFGVKGAHGVLDLFQRLGRAVHEKFCSMCTDSVSFLCNKGLSEAAFDLLMVIQRNGFVLSKKSYYLIMRSLLCGGKTFLTGLLLTTFIKNYGMFELRTKEILVYFLCIKNVETALQFLATMKGDISEVTFPAEVLRTLTKGGRYLDAFNLVVGAGDKLPLLDVVDYSIVIDGLCKGGHIDKALYLCNFAKNNGVSFNIVTYNSVINGLCRQGCMFEAFRLFDSLEKDDIVPSEITYGILIDTLSKEGLLEDARRLFEEMSLKNLRPSTHIYNSLIDGCSKFGLVEETLKLLLDLQAKDLIPDEFTVSAVLNSYCQKGDMEGALGFFSEFKTRGTLPDFLGFMYLVRGLCNKGRMEESRCILREMFQSKSVIDLLGRVESEIGTESIGSFLSLLCEQGSIQEAVNILNEVVSMFFPVREKRVDYKDLFCKYKTDIDSRSCESRRLVKASNSRHNQDTQVTQLFDFNSYYCRIAFLCSKGKYDNANEVAKIVTGFT